In one window of Dokdonia sp. PRO95 DNA:
- a CDS encoding DUF4126 domain-containing protein, whose amino-acid sequence MSFELIVSIILGFSLAAAAGFRVFVPLLVLSLSAHFGWFPVNDTWQWVGSVPALVLLGVATIFEVGAYFIPWVDNLLDTISVPLAAIAGTLLMVATMGDMDPTITWALAIIAGGGAAAAVSGTTSATRLGSTATTGGIANPLVAGTETIAATTVSVASIFSPILALVIVLLLIGLGWKIISRLRRA is encoded by the coding sequence ATGAGTTTTGAATTAATAGTAAGTATCATATTAGGATTTTCACTTGCCGCCGCTGCTGGTTTTAGAGTATTTGTTCCTTTATTAGTCTTAAGTTTATCTGCCCACTTTGGTTGGTTTCCTGTAAACGATACTTGGCAGTGGGTGGGTAGCGTTCCGGCGCTAGTTTTACTTGGTGTTGCTACAATATTTGAAGTAGGAGCCTATTTTATTCCTTGGGTTGATAACCTACTGGACACGATATCTGTACCACTAGCTGCAATCGCGGGTACATTACTTATGGTAGCTACTATGGGAGATATGGATCCTACTATTACTTGGGCGCTGGCCATCATCGCTGGTGGCGGAGCAGCGGCAGCTGTTTCTGGTACTACGAGCGCCACCAGATTAGGGAGTACAGCAACTACAGGCGGTATTGCAAACCCACTCGTTGCAGGTACAGAAACCATTGCAGCGACTACAGTTTCAGTAGCGAGCATCTTTTCGCCTATACTTGCACTAGTGATTGTATTGTTACTTATAGGTCTTGGCTGGAAGATTATTTCTAGGCTAAGAAGGGCCTAA
- a CDS encoding AAA family ATPase, with amino-acid sequence MIKEPRAFYKQLVKDFVHTPTLKQDRLLEQLSTFLFDTSKDKVFVLKGFAGTGKTTVIGTVVKNLWQAGMTSVLMAPTGRAAKVASNYSKKQAYTIHRKIYFPKKERGGGVSFSLQPNKHRNCIFIVDEASMISDRAAESKFFDNGSLLDDMMQYIYGGHNCKLILVGDEAQLPPVKLDMSPALDVQLLSMHYNKNVETLQLDEVMRQAEDSGILMNATSLREQLSEEFYEDFKFDLNGFKDVVRLIDGHEIMDAINDCYSSVGTEETAIIVRSNKRANLYNQQIRNRILFQEEEISAGDHLMVVKNNYFWLDAKSDAGFIANGDIVKVLEILAIKELYGFRFAEVKVQMVDYPQMQPFETVVMLDVLTLETPALPYEDGDRLYKEVQKDYVDETSNYKRFQKIKNNKYFNALQVKFSYAITCHKSQGGQWENVFIEQPYLPDGMNKDYLRWLYTAITRSKSKLYLIGFKDEMFVEAE; translated from the coding sequence ATGATTAAAGAACCCAGAGCATTTTACAAGCAGTTAGTTAAAGATTTTGTACACACGCCTACTTTAAAGCAGGACAGGCTGTTAGAGCAATTGTCAACCTTTCTATTTGACACATCTAAGGATAAAGTATTTGTTCTTAAAGGGTTTGCAGGTACAGGTAAAACTACAGTAATCGGGACTGTTGTAAAAAATTTATGGCAAGCAGGTATGACATCTGTGCTCATGGCACCTACAGGAAGAGCGGCAAAGGTGGCGAGTAATTATAGCAAAAAGCAAGCCTATACCATACACAGAAAAATTTATTTTCCAAAAAAAGAGCGTGGAGGTGGTGTATCTTTTAGTCTACAGCCTAATAAGCACAGAAATTGCATTTTTATAGTAGATGAAGCCTCCATGATTTCAGACAGAGCTGCAGAGTCAAAGTTTTTTGATAATGGCTCGCTCTTAGATGATATGATGCAATACATTTATGGTGGGCATAATTGTAAACTCATTTTAGTAGGGGATGAGGCGCAATTGCCACCAGTAAAGCTTGATATGTCACCAGCACTTGATGTTCAATTGCTCTCTATGCACTATAATAAAAATGTAGAAACATTACAGCTTGACGAAGTAATGAGGCAAGCAGAAGATAGTGGTATCCTCATGAATGCCACTTCTCTGAGAGAACAACTATCAGAAGAGTTTTATGAAGATTTTAAATTTGATCTAAATGGTTTTAAGGATGTTGTAAGGCTTATAGATGGACACGAGATTATGGATGCAATTAATGATTGTTACAGCTCTGTAGGTACAGAAGAAACCGCAATCATTGTAAGATCTAACAAGAGAGCAAATCTATATAACCAGCAAATAAGAAATCGTATTCTCTTTCAAGAAGAAGAAATATCTGCAGGAGACCACTTAATGGTGGTAAAGAATAATTACTTCTGGCTAGATGCAAAAAGTGATGCTGGATTTATTGCAAACGGTGATATTGTAAAAGTATTAGAAATACTAGCTATTAAGGAACTCTACGGCTTTCGCTTTGCAGAGGTAAAAGTGCAAATGGTAGATTACCCACAAATGCAACCATTTGAGACTGTAGTAATGCTAGATGTGCTCACACTTGAGACACCAGCACTACCTTATGAAGATGGAGATCGGCTCTATAAAGAAGTCCAAAAAGACTATGTAGACGAAACTTCGAATTACAAACGTTTCCAAAAAATAAAAAACAACAAATACTTTAACGCCTTACAGGTTAAATTCTCTTATGCTATTACCTGTCATAAATCACAAGGTGGGCAGTGGGAAAATGTTTTTATAGAGCAACCCTACCTCCCAGACGGGATGAATAAAGATTATTTAAGATGGTTATATACAGCGATAACTAGATCAAAAAGTAAGCTGTACTTAATAGGTTTTAAAGATGAAATGTTTGTAGAAGCAGAGTAG
- a CDS encoding DUF3822 family protein: MITRQNNTNSLYSLSIQIHLDGLSFFTQHIHSKDVKDAEVVRFRENVNPTTLLLEIEKAFKEVEALAQPFSKVTVVYANELFTLVPKALFDSEKAADYLKFNTKILSTDYIAHDTIDFYDLINVYVPYSNVNNFFFDTFGSFEYYHSTTIFAKHLLIEYSNNEEAQVLVNLQRSYFEMGVVKNKKLLFINRFEIRAKEDFIYYLLFTLEQLELNPESTSVTLTGTIEKDDEFYNIAHTYIRHLIIKDSPSTATTRSQSLLATLL, from the coding sequence TTGATAACTAGACAAAACAATACCAATTCATTATATAGTCTGTCCATCCAAATTCATTTGGATGGACTTTCTTTTTTTACTCAACACATCCATTCAAAAGATGTGAAGGATGCAGAAGTAGTACGCTTTCGCGAAAACGTGAACCCTACCACTCTACTCCTAGAGATAGAAAAAGCTTTTAAAGAAGTAGAAGCGCTCGCACAACCGTTTTCTAAGGTTACGGTGGTATATGCTAATGAGCTGTTTACACTTGTGCCAAAGGCCCTATTTGATAGTGAGAAGGCAGCAGATTATCTCAAGTTTAATACTAAGATTTTAAGTACAGATTATATCGCCCACGATACGATAGATTTTTATGATCTTATTAATGTCTACGTACCTTATTCAAACGTAAATAACTTCTTTTTTGATACTTTTGGATCCTTTGAATATTATCACAGCACTACAATATTTGCAAAACATCTTCTCATAGAATACTCAAATAACGAAGAGGCTCAAGTACTAGTAAATTTACAACGTTCCTATTTTGAGATGGGAGTAGTCAAGAATAAAAAACTACTGTTTATAAATAGATTTGAGATACGCGCAAAGGAGGATTTTATATATTATTTACTCTTCACTCTAGAACAACTAGAACTTAATCCAGAAAGTACATCCGTAACACTTACAGGCACTATAGAAAAAGATGACGAATTTTACAATATAGCGCATACTTACATAAGACATCTCATAATTAAGGACAGTCCATCTACTGCCACAACTAGATCACAATCCTTACTCGCAACACTACTATGA
- a CDS encoding RsmD family RNA methyltransferase gives MTRIISGKYKGRRIAAPKKLPVRPTTDMAKEALFNILRSNYHMSQLRVLDLFAGTGNISYEFASRGSDQITAVDGNYGCVQFINKTAEEFEFSIQTIKSDVFKYLERARGTYDIIFADPPYDIDIKDFEKIATLVFKQNLLDQDGLLIIEHGKYTKMDSFPNYVQTRNYGGNAFSFFEMPESDEEE, from the coding sequence ATGACAAGAATAATCTCAGGAAAATATAAAGGACGCCGCATCGCAGCTCCAAAAAAATTACCCGTACGCCCTACGACAGATATGGCTAAGGAAGCATTGTTTAATATTCTGAGAAGTAACTACCACATGAGCCAGCTTAGGGTTTTAGATCTTTTTGCAGGTACAGGAAATATAAGTTATGAGTTTGCCTCACGTGGCTCAGACCAGATTACAGCCGTAGATGGAAATTATGGTTGTGTACAGTTTATAAATAAAACGGCAGAGGAGTTTGAATTTTCAATTCAAACTATAAAAAGTGACGTATTTAAGTATCTAGAACGTGCAAGAGGCACTTATGACATCATTTTTGCAGATCCACCTTATGATATTGACATTAAAGATTTTGAAAAGATAGCAACGCTTGTTTTTAAACAAAATTTACTAGATCAAGATGGGCTGCTCATTATTGAGCACGGAAAATATACTAAGATGGATTCATTTCCTAATTATGTACAGACACGTAATTATGGTGGGAATGCCTTTAGCTTTTTTGAGATGCCAGAAAGTGACGAAGAAGAATAG
- a CDS encoding phosphoenolpyruvate carboxylase has product MSREPKIERFNSNVKSKYEVYNAIFMTLPFDGISNTGVLLPLFHSICKAGYEDNKNPSEIIEYFFERYMRNASAKEREDLLFKFIQYIERQVVLFDAIEDASYRIVNNMDGRGTLRNIKEEAEATGKKEELIAYLNTFKIRPVLTAHPTQFYPGVVLGIINDLSEAIREDRLEDIKSLLAQLGKTPFFKKEKPTPYDEAVSLIWYLENVFYHSAGAIYDYLHKHLIQDEAFSNSLVDLGFWPGGDRDGNPFVTTEITLKVARKLRSTVLRNYYRELRQLRRRITFQGTGELLGSLEAALYKAIFVEGKPEIDQKHILAVLKEVRDVVRDKHQSLYLDHIDSLIHKVELFGLHFASLDIRQDSSIHKIVFEEIVAHAQIDGKAIFPENYLNLSESDQIEFLNKVSGSLNPNDFDNEVVTKTLGSIYAMKTIQEENGEKGSNRYIISNSQSALHVMQAFTFLRLCDWVMPTADVSPLFETVPDLIAAPEVMEALYTNSTYSAHLKRRGMRQTIMLGFSDGTKDGGYLMANWSIFKAKEAMTAMSRKYGVTVIFFDGRGGPPARGGGKTHQFYASLGPKIEAQEIQLTVQGQTISSNFGTLDSCQYNLEQLLSSGVANEVFASANNDITDTDRATLEALAQKSYEAYTAFKQHDKFLPYLERMSTLKYYAKTNIGSRPSKRSQKSTLDFGDLRAIPFVGSWSQLKQNVPGFYGVGTALASFEEKGTLGEVKELYKNSSFFRTLLENSMMSLTKSFFGLTAYMADDKEFGAFWKILFDEYERSKRLMLEVSGLKELMENEQAGKASIQERERIVLPLLTIQQYALRTIQEMQKSGEQSDKLEVYEQMVTRSLFGNINASRNSA; this is encoded by the coding sequence ATGTCTAGAGAACCAAAAATTGAGAGATTTAATTCAAATGTGAAGTCAAAATACGAGGTGTATAACGCCATATTTATGACACTTCCCTTTGATGGTATTTCAAATACAGGAGTCTTACTTCCGCTTTTTCATTCTATTTGTAAAGCTGGATATGAGGACAATAAAAATCCTTCTGAAATAATTGAGTATTTCTTTGAAAGATATATGAGAAATGCCTCGGCAAAGGAAAGGGAAGATTTACTATTCAAATTTATACAATACATAGAGCGTCAAGTAGTACTTTTTGATGCGATAGAGGATGCTTCATATCGTATTGTAAACAATATGGACGGACGCGGAACACTGCGTAACATAAAAGAAGAAGCAGAGGCAACTGGTAAAAAGGAAGAGCTTATTGCTTACTTAAATACTTTTAAAATAAGACCAGTACTTACTGCACACCCTACGCAGTTTTATCCAGGAGTGGTGCTAGGTATTATCAATGATCTTAGTGAAGCAATACGAGAAGACCGTCTAGAAGATATTAAATCATTACTGGCTCAATTAGGAAAAACACCTTTCTTCAAGAAAGAAAAACCTACGCCTTATGACGAGGCTGTAAGTTTAATATGGTATCTAGAAAATGTATTTTACCATAGTGCAGGTGCTATTTATGATTACTTGCACAAGCATTTAATACAAGATGAAGCTTTTAGCAACTCCCTAGTAGATTTAGGGTTTTGGCCAGGTGGAGATCGCGACGGTAATCCATTTGTAACTACAGAAATCACACTTAAAGTTGCTCGTAAATTGCGTAGCACGGTACTGAGAAATTATTATCGCGAGCTAAGACAACTGCGACGTCGTATTACATTTCAAGGTACAGGGGAGCTTCTAGGTTCATTAGAGGCTGCGTTATATAAAGCGATCTTTGTAGAGGGTAAACCAGAAATCGATCAAAAGCATATTCTTGCGGTCCTTAAAGAGGTACGTGATGTGGTAAGAGATAAACATCAAAGTTTATACTTAGACCATATTGATAGCTTAATTCATAAAGTAGAACTATTTGGTTTACATTTTGCCTCGCTAGATATAAGACAAGATAGTAGCATCCATAAAATTGTTTTTGAAGAAATAGTAGCACATGCTCAGATAGATGGTAAAGCCATATTTCCAGAAAATTATCTCAATTTGAGCGAAAGCGATCAAATAGAATTTTTAAATAAGGTTAGTGGATCACTAAATCCTAATGATTTTGATAACGAAGTGGTCACAAAAACACTAGGTTCCATTTATGCCATGAAAACTATTCAAGAAGAGAATGGTGAAAAAGGCTCTAATCGTTACATCATAAGTAATTCTCAAAGTGCATTGCATGTCATGCAGGCTTTTACGTTCTTAAGACTATGTGATTGGGTTATGCCTACAGCAGATGTTTCCCCACTTTTTGAGACCGTTCCAGATTTAATTGCGGCTCCAGAAGTGATGGAGGCGTTATATACAAACTCAACATACAGTGCGCATTTAAAGCGTCGCGGCATGCGCCAGACTATAATGCTAGGGTTCTCTGATGGAACTAAGGATGGAGGTTATCTTATGGCAAATTGGAGTATTTTTAAAGCCAAAGAAGCAATGACCGCCATGTCTAGAAAATATGGTGTTACCGTAATTTTCTTTGACGGTAGAGGAGGGCCACCAGCACGCGGTGGCGGAAAGACTCACCAATTTTATGCATCTTTAGGACCTAAAATTGAAGCTCAAGAAATACAGCTTACAGTACAAGGACAAACCATTAGTTCAAATTTTGGGACATTAGATTCATGTCAATATAATCTTGAGCAATTACTAAGTAGTGGTGTTGCAAATGAAGTTTTTGCATCTGCAAATAATGATATTACAGATACCGACAGAGCAACACTAGAAGCACTAGCTCAAAAGAGTTATGAAGCATATACAGCCTTTAAACAGCACGATAAATTCTTGCCGTATTTGGAGCGTATGAGTACGCTTAAATATTATGCAAAAACAAATATTGGTAGTAGACCAAGTAAACGCTCTCAGAAATCTACACTAGATTTTGGAGACTTAAGAGCGATTCCTTTTGTGGGCAGTTGGAGCCAACTAAAACAAAACGTTCCAGGTTTTTATGGTGTAGGTACTGCGCTGGCTTCTTTTGAAGAAAAAGGAACACTTGGGGAGGTGAAAGAGCTTTATAAAAACAGTTCATTCTTCCGTACGTTGCTTGAAAATAGTATGATGAGTCTTACTAAGTCATTCTTTGGTTTAACGGCTTACATGGCAGATGATAAGGAGTTTGGTGCTTTCTGGAAAATCTTATTTGATGAGTATGAACGTAGCAAGCGATTAATGCTTGAAGTTTCAGGACTTAAAGAATTAATGGAAAATGAGCAAGCTGGTAAAGCCTCCATACAAGAAAGAGAGCGCATCGTATTGCCACTTCTTACTATCCAGCAATATGCATTAAGAACTATACAAGAAATGCAAAAATCTGGAGAGCAGTCAGATAAGCTTGAGGTGTATGAGCAGATGGTGACGAGATCTTTATTTGGTAATATTAATGCTAGTAGAAACTCTGCATAA
- a CDS encoding pitrilysin family protein, which yields MKKHIILGALLMLATAGYAQVDRSIQPKPGPAPEINLKDPASFKLKNGLKVMVVENKKLPRVSIQLTMNNPLIVEGDKAGVASLTSSMLGKGSKNIEKDVYEEEVDYLGANIGFGSQSAFASGLSKYFERLIELTADAGINPNFTQVEFDKEKERLIEGLKSNEKSVSAIAGRVQSVLAYGADHPYGEFTTEETVNNVTLEDVKQFHSDYFRPNNGYLIIIGDVDYDNVKKIVTKNFKNWKKGNIPETPFSEKDNASTTEINFINMDNAVQSEIAVQNTVELKMTDADYFPALIANNILGGGGEARLFNNLREDKGYTYGSYSRIGSNEKTVTRFSATASVRNVVTDSSVVEIVKEINRMGSEPVSAEELANAKAKYTGSFVLALERPQTIANYAYNIESKGLPKDFYKNYLSNIDKVSQQDVQNAASKLFKGDKARIVVTGKGSEVIDNLNKVVINGKAVPVKYFDVYGKAIAKPEFKKELPADLTVNKVLESYIAAIGGKDKVAAVNSVFIKAQGTVQGMTLDFELKKTTKEQFVQNIMMGGNSLSKQVLDGDSAYMVAQGQRKDLEGDDIAKVKAESSPFPEVNWLSGGATLEGMEKVDGEDAYVVKVDGGKMAYYSAKTGLKLQEVSVQEAQGQTFKTTIVYSKYQDVGGIMFPFTLSQSLGPQAIEFNVTEIKVNEGVSDADFE from the coding sequence ATGAAAAAGCATATTATATTAGGTGCACTATTAATGCTAGCAACTGCTGGTTATGCACAAGTAGACAGAAGCATACAACCTAAACCAGGCCCAGCTCCTGAGATTAATCTTAAAGACCCAGCATCTTTTAAGCTCAAGAATGGTCTTAAAGTAATGGTTGTTGAAAATAAAAAATTACCTAGAGTATCTATTCAGCTCACGATGAATAATCCTCTTATTGTAGAAGGAGATAAGGCAGGCGTTGCTTCCCTTACCTCGTCTATGTTAGGTAAAGGTTCTAAAAACATTGAAAAGGATGTTTATGAGGAAGAGGTAGATTACTTAGGGGCAAACATAGGTTTTGGTTCTCAAAGTGCATTTGCTAGCGGATTATCAAAATATTTTGAGCGTCTTATAGAACTTACAGCAGATGCTGGTATCAATCCTAACTTTACACAAGTAGAGTTTGACAAGGAAAAGGAGCGTCTTATCGAAGGTTTAAAATCTAATGAGAAGAGTGTAAGTGCCATTGCAGGTCGTGTACAAAGCGTTCTTGCTTATGGAGCAGATCACCCGTATGGAGAATTTACTACGGAGGAGACGGTAAATAATGTAACTCTAGAAGATGTAAAGCAGTTTCACTCAGATTACTTCAGACCTAATAATGGATATTTAATCATTATAGGTGATGTGGATTATGATAATGTAAAGAAGATTGTAACTAAGAACTTTAAGAACTGGAAAAAAGGGAACATTCCTGAAACTCCATTCTCAGAGAAAGATAATGCATCAACTACAGAAATCAATTTCATTAACATGGATAACGCTGTACAGTCAGAAATTGCCGTGCAGAATACGGTAGAATTAAAAATGACTGATGCAGATTATTTTCCTGCCTTAATTGCAAACAACATCTTAGGTGGTGGTGGAGAAGCTCGTCTTTTTAACAACCTACGTGAAGATAAAGGATACACATACGGTTCTTATTCTAGAATAGGATCAAACGAGAAGACGGTAACACGTTTTAGTGCTACAGCTAGTGTACGTAATGTAGTTACAGATAGCTCTGTAGTAGAGATTGTAAAAGAGATTAACCGCATGGGATCTGAGCCAGTATCTGCCGAAGAGCTTGCAAATGCTAAGGCAAAGTATACAGGTAGTTTTGTACTAGCTTTAGAGCGACCACAGACTATTGCAAATTATGCCTACAATATTGAGAGCAAAGGACTCCCAAAGGATTTCTATAAGAATTACCTTTCTAACATTGATAAAGTTTCTCAACAAGACGTGCAGAATGCTGCAAGCAAATTATTTAAAGGAGACAAAGCTCGAATCGTAGTTACTGGAAAAGGAAGCGAGGTAATTGATAATCTTAATAAGGTTGTTATTAACGGTAAGGCTGTACCAGTAAAGTATTTTGATGTGTATGGTAAAGCAATTGCAAAGCCAGAATTTAAGAAAGAGCTTCCAGCAGACTTAACTGTAAATAAAGTGCTTGAATCTTACATTGCTGCTATAGGTGGTAAGGATAAGGTTGCCGCAGTAAACTCTGTGTTTATTAAGGCGCAAGGGACAGTACAAGGTATGACTCTAGATTTTGAACTTAAAAAGACGACTAAAGAGCAATTTGTACAAAACATCATGATGGGAGGTAACTCTCTCTCTAAACAAGTTCTTGATGGTGATAGCGCTTATATGGTAGCACAAGGGCAACGCAAAGACCTAGAGGGTGATGATATTGCAAAAGTTAAAGCAGAATCTTCTCCTTTTCCAGAAGTAAACTGGTTAAGTGGTGGAGCTACTCTAGAAGGTATGGAGAAAGTAGATGGTGAAGATGCTTATGTTGTAAAAGTTGATGGAGGTAAAATGGCTTATTACAGTGCAAAGACTGGACTTAAACTTCAAGAAGTTTCTGTACAAGAGGCACAAGGTCAAACGTTCAAGACTACCATCGTTTATAGCAAGTATCAAGATGTAGGAGGAATCATGTTTCCATTTACATTGAGCCAGTCTTTAGGGCCACAGGCTATAGAATTTAATGTTACAGAGATCAAAGTAAATGAAGGAGTTTCAGATGCCGATTTTGAGTAA
- a CDS encoding pitrilysin family protein, with the protein MKKKMYALAALLLSGVALNAQEVSFEEYDLDNGMHVILHQDNSAPVVTTSVMYHVGAKDEDPSKTGFAHFFEHLLFEGTENIERGEWFKVVSSNGGQNNANTTQDRTYYYEVFPSNNLELGLWMESERLLHPIINQIGVDTQKEVVQEEKRLRVDNQPYGRFQEVIGKLLFKKHPYRWTTIGSLDHLASATLEDFQKFSDTYYVPNNAVLVVAGDIDVAETKDMINKYFAPIPRGKDIARSTFKEDPVVPVREKFYDPNIQIPAIFMAYRTPAQTEKDAYVLDMVSSVLSDGKSSRLYKKLVDDQKKALQVFAFSGAQEDYGSYLIGALPLGDNSLDDLITEMDEEIVKLQTTLISERDYQKLQNKFENRFVNSNSSVEGIANSLARNYMLYDDTNLINTEIDIYRSITREDIKAAAIKYLKENERVILEYLPESQKEN; encoded by the coding sequence ATGAAAAAGAAAATGTATGCTTTAGCAGCTCTTTTGTTAAGTGGCGTTGCCCTTAATGCTCAAGAGGTTAGCTTTGAAGAGTATGATCTTGACAATGGAATGCACGTTATTCTTCACCAGGATAACAGTGCTCCAGTAGTAACAACATCTGTAATGTATCATGTGGGTGCAAAAGATGAAGATCCAAGTAAAACTGGTTTTGCTCACTTTTTTGAACACTTATTATTTGAGGGTACAGAAAATATTGAGCGTGGTGAGTGGTTTAAGGTCGTTTCTTCAAATGGAGGACAAAACAATGCAAACACGACACAAGATAGAACGTATTATTACGAAGTGTTTCCTTCTAACAACCTAGAATTAGGTCTATGGATGGAATCTGAACGTTTATTGCACCCAATCATCAATCAAATAGGCGTAGATACTCAAAAAGAAGTAGTGCAAGAAGAAAAACGTTTACGAGTGGATAATCAGCCATACGGACGTTTTCAAGAAGTTATAGGGAAGTTGCTTTTTAAGAAGCACCCTTACAGATGGACTACAATAGGATCTCTTGATCACCTTGCTAGTGCAACACTAGAAGATTTTCAAAAATTCAGCGATACCTATTATGTTCCAAATAACGCAGTCTTAGTTGTAGCTGGAGATATTGATGTTGCAGAAACTAAAGACATGATTAATAAATACTTTGCACCTATCCCTAGAGGTAAAGATATCGCACGTAGCACTTTTAAGGAAGATCCTGTGGTTCCTGTAAGAGAGAAGTTTTATGATCCTAATATTCAGATCCCTGCAATATTCATGGCATATAGAACACCTGCTCAAACAGAAAAAGATGCTTATGTATTAGATATGGTATCTTCTGTATTAAGTGATGGGAAGAGTTCAAGGCTTTACAAGAAACTAGTAGACGATCAGAAGAAAGCATTACAAGTATTTGCTTTTAGTGGTGCGCAAGAGGATTACGGATCTTACTTAATAGGTGCATTACCACTAGGTGATAACTCTCTAGATGATTTAATAACAGAAATGGATGAGGAGATAGTAAAACTTCAAACTACATTAATATCTGAAAGAGATTACCAAAAACTTCAAAATAAATTTGAAAACCGTTTTGTAAACTCTAACAGCAGTGTAGAGGGTATTGCAAACTCGCTTGCTCGTAACTACATGTTATATGATGATACTAATCTTATTAATACAGAGATTGATATCTACAGATCTATAACAAGAGAGGATATTAAAGCAGCTGCTATAAAGTACCTCAAAGAAAATGAGCGTGTAATATTAGAGTACTTACCAGAATCTCAAAAAGAAAATTAA
- a CDS encoding DUF4159 domain-containing protein, whose translation MKRSILALVITLFMFAFAKAQDLAVLKYRGGGDWYSNPTALPNLITYCNKNINTKMNVNPVSVDAGSTDIFQYPLLHMTGHGNVLFTDNDVENLRNYLISGGFLHIDDNYGMAEYLPKELKKIFPEQDLSELAATHPVFSSAYRFPKGLPKIHEHDGKRPQALGLFYEDRLVVLFTTESDLGDGWEDPEVHGDPESVREKALQMGANIVKYAFEN comes from the coding sequence ATGAAGCGTAGTATTCTCGCACTTGTTATCACGTTATTTATGTTCGCTTTCGCGAAAGCGCAAGATTTAGCAGTGCTCAAATATAGAGGTGGCGGAGACTGGTATAGCAATCCAACAGCACTACCTAATCTCATTACCTATTGCAATAAAAACATCAATACGAAGATGAATGTAAATCCTGTGTCTGTAGATGCAGGAAGCACAGACATCTTTCAATACCCGCTATTGCATATGACAGGACATGGTAATGTTCTTTTTACTGACAATGATGTAGAAAACCTACGCAATTATCTTATAAGTGGTGGTTTCTTACACATAGATGATAATTACGGAATGGCTGAGTACTTGCCTAAGGAACTTAAAAAGATCTTTCCAGAGCAAGATCTTTCAGAACTTGCCGCTACTCATCCTGTATTTTCTAGCGCATATAGATTTCCCAAAGGATTACCTAAAATCCATGAGCATGATGGCAAAAGGCCACAAGCGCTAGGACTTTTTTATGAGGATAGACTTGTAGTGCTTTTTACTACAGAGTCAGACCTAGGTGACGGCTGGGAAGATCCAGAAGTACATGGAGATCCAGAAAGCGTACGCGAGAAAGCACTACAAATGGGTGCTAATATTGTTAAATATGCTTTTGAGAACTAA
- a CDS encoding TrmH family RNA methyltransferase yields the protein MQLAHNHHKPSTHNKEIILVCEHITSPANAGSIFRLADAFGVKEIIFCGNQPDTGSSRLRKTARNTEKTVPFRASDTIKNTLQELHDLSFTSIALEITSNSIALSTIDSARLDKVVLVIGAESTGITADTLEQCNITTHIEMYGINSSMNVAQATGIALYELTRS from the coding sequence GTGCAACTCGCCCATAATCATCACAAACCATCTACTCACAATAAAGAGATTATTCTTGTTTGTGAGCATATAACAAGCCCTGCAAATGCTGGAAGTATTTTTAGACTTGCAGATGCCTTTGGTGTAAAGGAAATTATTTTCTGTGGCAATCAGCCAGATACAGGAAGTAGTCGTTTACGTAAAACAGCTAGAAACACAGAAAAGACAGTACCTTTTCGCGCAAGCGATACTATAAAAAATACATTGCAAGAGCTACATGACCTTTCCTTTACTAGTATTGCCTTAGAAATCACATCAAATAGTATAGCACTGAGCACAATAGATAGTGCTAGGCTAGATAAAGTCGTTCTTGTTATAGGTGCAGAAAGTACAGGAATTACTGCTGATACTCTTGAACAATGTAATATTACAACTCATATTGAGATGTATGGAATTAACAGCAGTATGAATGTGGCTCAAGCTACAGGAATCGCGCTTTATGAACTTACAAGGTCATAA